The sequence AGTCATGTATGCTATGGGAGATCGCTTGGCTCACGCCGGAGATTTTATGAAATCAGAAGATGCCGGCGCTACTTGGGAGAAAATCTTTGAGATGCCATTTGTCGTGGAAGTTGCCACAGATCCTAAAAACGAAGATAGAATGTTAGTCAGCGTCGGGGCTGCCAAAATTTTAGATGGTTTAAATTGTGGACTTTACTATTCTGAGGATGCGGGAAAAACCTTTGAGAAAGTAAACACCGGAATAGGGCCTTCTAGTAAAATAAGCCACATATGCTTTGACCCCATTGAAGAAGATACATTATGGGCTGCTTCTTGCGCGACAGGATTTTTCAAGGATACGATCCACTAATTTGGAATTTTGGTAAAATTAGCCAATAGGGTATCTGCTAATTTTATCGCAACAAAAAAGCCGCCTTTATAATTTAGGTGGCTTCCGTTTTCTTATCTATTTAATCGACGATTAATATCTGTTTGACGCTCCGTAGAATCTTTTAAAAATCCCTTCATCAATGCTTCAAAACCATCAATTACTACTTCTGGCTCTTTTTTAGGTTTGTTATAACGTGGTTTTGGACGTTCCTCCTGCTTCGGTTTTTCGAGAGCCTCTTTAATCGAAAGGGATATTTTGTTGTTTGTGAGATCGACAGTCAATACTTTAACTTTCACAACGTCTCCAATTTTAATTGCGTCTGCTATATTTTCTAAATATCCATGCGTAATATGGGATATATGCACTAATCCATTGTATGAGTTTGGTAGCGAAATAAATGCTCCAAATGGTTTAATTCCTGTAACTGTTCCTTCTAAGATTTGGCCAACTTCAATTTTTTCTGACATATTCAGCAATTCTCCTATACTTATTT is a genomic window of Candidatus Epulonipiscium viviparus containing:
- a CDS encoding WD40/YVTN/BNR-like repeat-containing protein, with translation MATDIDYKNTIPQPTSAIAFSPANPEVMYAMGDRLAHAGDFMKSEDAGATWEKIFEMPFVVEVATDPKNEDRMLVSVGAAKILDGLNCGLYYSEDAGKTFEKVNTGIGPSSKISHICFDPIEEDTLWAASCATGFFKDTIH
- a CDS encoding S1 RNA-binding domain-containing protein, coding for MSEKIEVGQILEGTVTGIKPFGAFISLPNSYNGLVHISHITHGYLENIADAIKIGDVVKVKVLTVDLTNNKISLSIKEALEKPKQEERPKPRYNKPKKEPEVVIDGFEALMKGFLKDSTERQTDINRRLNR